The bacterium genome contains a region encoding:
- the dapF gene encoding diaminopimelate epimerase, with protein MEFTKCHGAGNDYLFIDCLESAPPADPAGLSVRMSERHFGAGADGIVLILPPQGTDAHCRMRIFNADGSEAEMCGNAIRCVAKLVHERGRIAADPLKVETGAGLLTVKLNLGGDGAVESVRVDMGKPRFKPAEVGVNLPGERVIEHVLKVEDREFSINCVSMGNPHAVIFLDEPVEQFPLERYGKVIENLPLFPRRTNVEFVNVRGANVLRQRTWERGSGETLACGTGASAVAVASIVTGRCKPGAVTIDLNGGRLLLEWREGQHVFKTGPAVTVYTGIWPE; from the coding sequence ATCGAGTTCACCAAGTGCCACGGCGCGGGCAATGACTATCTCTTTATCGACTGCCTGGAGAGCGCCCCTCCGGCCGACCCGGCCGGACTGTCGGTGCGCATGAGCGAGCGTCATTTCGGCGCGGGCGCGGACGGGATCGTGCTGATCCTTCCCCCGCAAGGGACAGATGCCCACTGCCGGATGCGCATATTCAACGCCGATGGGAGCGAGGCCGAGATGTGCGGCAACGCGATCCGTTGCGTGGCCAAGCTGGTCCACGAGCGAGGGCGGATCGCCGCCGACCCGCTCAAGGTGGAGACCGGGGCCGGGCTGCTGACTGTCAAGCTCAACCTGGGCGGTGACGGGGCGGTCGAGAGCGTGCGGGTGGACATGGGCAAGCCCCGTTTCAAGCCCGCCGAAGTGGGAGTTAACCTTCCCGGCGAGCGGGTGATCGAGCATGTCCTGAAAGTCGAGGACCGCGAGTTCAGCATCAACTGTGTCTCCATGGGCAACCCGCACGCGGTGATCTTTCTGGATGAGCCGGTGGAGCAGTTCCCGCTGGAGCGCTACGGAAAAGTGATCGAGAATCTGCCCCTGTTCCCGCGCCGCACCAATGTTGAGTTCGTCAACGTGCGCGGGGCGAACGTTCTGCGCCAGCGCACCTGGGAGCGCGGCTCGGGCGAAACCCTGGCCTGCGGCACGGGGGCCTCGGCTGTGGCCGTGGCCTCGATTGTCACCGGGCGCTGCAAGCCGGGCGCGGTGACGATCGACCTCAACGGCGGCCGTCTGTTGCTGGAGTGGCGAGAGGGACAACACGTTTTCAAGACCGGCCCGGCCGTGACAGTGTATACCGGAATCTGGCCGGAGTGA